A stretch of the Lactuca sativa cultivar Salinas chromosome 9, Lsat_Salinas_v11, whole genome shotgun sequence genome encodes the following:
- the LOC111885403 gene encoding protein FAR1-RELATED SEQUENCE 5-like, with product MVFETEAADQAIEPYIYENVDTNDFVEATYELEEVNDFGVNIEIHENDVDDERILGKVFDTPDDAYTFYNDYSFLHGFGIRRDDTIKNPKTNEPFRKIYVCNKEGFKRMDKNDSSENEKKRRRDVRTGCQAKLRITRQEDGKWLVDSFHDTHNHDLTMTPTKVMKHRSHSNFHRSIEGKSLMVQFGQAGLKPSQIKKAVNTLKTSNVADVTSKQCADVLSEHRKQHRDKEFYGLIKHFQDKTLVDSDQYFVVDLSDDGYPRNIFWADGRSRDAYTKFRDVVVFDVTYMTNKFKMPFAPFTGVNHHGQSILFGGALLENEKEETFEWLFEHFLKCMFDKYPKAIITDQDKAMGNAIRKVFPNTRHRFCSWHIRKHETEHLRSYVSRYSDFQETHRRWVNSDTVEQFEATWEDMRIKYELESNCWLSDMYNQRIHWAKPFLKDIFFAGMTTTGRSESINSFFDGFVNSRTMLNEFVVQYDKAVESRRATEEDEDFMYQADESLQET from the coding sequence ATGGTATTTGAAACCGAAGCAGCTGATCAGGCTATAGAACCgtatatatatgaaaatgttgACACGAACGATTTTGTGGAAGCAACATATGAATTAGAAGAAGTTAACGATTTCGGTGTGAACATTGAAATTCACGaaaatgatgttgatgatgaaagGATACTAGGAAAGGTTTTTGATACACCCGATGATGCCTATACATTTTAtaatgattattcatttttgcatgGATTTGGTATACGTAGAGACGACACAATTAAAAATCCTAAAACAAATGAGCCTTTTCGGAAAATATATGTATGCAACAAAGAAGGTTTCAAACGGATGGACAAAAATGATTCAAGTGAAAATGAGAAAAAGCGTCGTAGAGATGTTAGAACCGGATGTCAGGCAAAGCTTCGAATAACAAGACAGGAGGATGGAAAATGGTTGGTGGACTCGTTTCATGACACACACAATCACGACTTGACCATGACACCTACGAAGGTGATGAAGCATCGATCTCATAGCAATTTTCACCGTTCAATAGAAGGTAAATCTCTTATGGTGCAGTTTGGTCAAGCAGGGTTGAAACCTTCTCAGATTAAAAAGGCTGTTAATACACTAAAAACCTCAAATGTAGCTGATGTAACATCAAAGCAATGTGCTGATGTTTTATCTGAGCATCGAAAACAACATAGAGATAAGGAGTTTTATGGACTTATAAAACATTTTCAAGATAAAACATTAGTTGACAGTGACCAGTATTTTGTTGTGGATTTGTCTGATGATGGGTATCCTAGAAACATCTTTTGGGCTGATGGTAGATCAAGAGACGCATATACAAAATTTAGAgatgttgttgtgtttgatgtcactTATATGACTAACAAATTCAAGATGCCTTTTGCTCCCTTTACCGGGGTGAATCATCATGGGCAGTCTATACTTTTTGGTGGAGCATTGCTTGAAAATGAAAAGGAAGAAACATTTGAATGGTTATTTGAACATTTCCTTAAATGTATGTTTGACAAGTATCCGAAGGCAATTATTACCGATCAAGACAAAGCTATGGGCAATGCCATAAGAAAAGTGTTTCCAAATACTCGACATCGCTTTTGTTCATGGCATATTAGGAAGCATGAAACTGAGCACCTTCGGTCATATGTTTCCCGTTATAGTGATTTTCAAGAAACACACAGACGATGGGTAAATAGTGACACCGTTGAACAATTTGAAGCAACATGGGAAGATATGCGAATTAAGTATGAACTGGAAAGCAATTGTTGGCTTAGTGACATGTATAACCAACGTATACATTGGGCTAAACCCTTCTTGAAGGATATTTTCTTTGCTGGTATGACCACAACCGGACGAAGTGAGAGTATTAATTCATTTTTTGATGGATTTGTTAACTCGAGGACCATGTTAAATGAATTCGTTGTACAATACGACAAAGCAGTTGAGTCACGAAGGGCTACCGaagaagatgaagacttcatGTATCAGGCGGATGAATCGTTGCAAGAGACATAA